Proteins encoded by one window of Puntigrus tetrazona isolate hp1 chromosome 25, ASM1883169v1, whole genome shotgun sequence:
- the adat1 gene encoding tRNA-specific adenosine deaminase 1 isoform X2 yields MWSPDEIAGLCYNHFKKLPKRGKPEAGREWTLLAAVILVTDSSEQKTGDILNDSHAEVIARRGCVRYLTEQLFRAVSGQSSDVFCPGSEEGKWAVKPGVSFLFFTSQTPCGDASIFPMTGSQAQPCEPVKLIQSKEPERRGQKRHAESDLKESDRHSSRQKSGHTDEREAMTENKESNPSNAVLHCDPEEEKDLHRTGAKCVPSGPADPLQPGLLYHSIGALRLKPGRGDRTLSLSCSDKLARWGVLGFQGALLSHYLQEPLYFRAVVVGKCPYSHEAMQRALNTRCSDVRGLPPVFSKRDLEILQSGLEFPHNHTHTEAKHKHTLGRISPCGAAISWCAVSQQPLDVTANGYKQGVTKKALGTSQARSLISKVELFHSFLKLVAATEDSRLPESLCGKDLKTYWDYKQAAEPYQQAWTQLRLQAFPLWPRGPRELLLFS; encoded by the exons ATGTGGAGTCCTGATGAAATAGCCGGCTTGTGTTATAATCACTTCAAAAAACTGCCTAAACGAGGAAAGCCAGAGGCGGGCAGAGAGTGGACTCTACTGGCCGCTGTGATCCTAGTGACTGACAGTTCAGAGCAGAAGACAG GCGATATTCTGAACGACAGTCATGCTGAGGTGATTGCTCGGAGGGGATGTGTCAG GTATCTGACGGAGCAGCTGTTCAGAGCCGTAAGTGGCCAGAGCTCGGATGTTTTCTGCCCTGGATCTGAAGAGGGCAAATGGGCTGTTAAACCGGgagtttctttccttttcttcacCAGTCAAACACCTT GTGGCGATGCCTCCATATTTCCTATGACTGGAAGTCAAGCGCAGCCCTGTGAGCCCGTAAAATTAATCCAGAGCAAAGAGCCAGAGAGACGAGGCCAGAAACGACACGCCGAGAGTGACCTGAAAGAGAGCGACAGACATTCATCCCGCCAAAAATCGGGGCATACTGATGAGCGTGAAGCCATGAcggaaaacaaagaaagtaaTCCATCAAATGCGGTATTGCACTGCGAcccagaagaagagaaagactTGCACCGCACGGGGGCAAAGTGTGTCCCCTCCGGCCCGGCCGACCCGCTGCAGCCCGGGTTACTCTATCACAGCATCGGGGCGCTGCGGCTGAAGCCAGGCCGTGGCGATCGAACACTTTCTCTTTCCTGCAGTGATAAACTGGCCCGATGGGGTGTTCTGGGCTTCCAGGGTGCCCTGCTGTCTCATTACCTACAGGAGCCACTCTACTTCAGAGCTGTGGTTGTTGGAAAGTGTCCTTACAGTCATGAGGCAATGCAGAGAGCCCTGAACACACG ATGCTCTGATGTGAGGGGTTTGCCGCCAGTTTTCTCCAAACGTGATCTAGAGATTCTGCAATCCGGTCTGGAGTTTCCTCACAACCACACTCACACCGAGGccaagcacaaacacacactaggCAGAATATCTCCCTGTGGGGCAG cTATCAGCTGGTGCGCCGTATCCCAGCAGCCTCTAGATGTCACTGCGAATGGTTACAAACAGGGAGTGACTAAAAAAGCTCTGGGGACATCACAAGCAAG GTCATTAATTAGTAAAGTGGAGCTCTTTCATTCGTTTCTGAAATTGGTGGCAGCAACCGAAGACTCTCGGCTTCCAGAGTCCCTCTG
- the adat1 gene encoding tRNA-specific adenosine deaminase 1 isoform X1, whose product MWSPDEIAGLCYNHFKKLPKRGKPEAGREWTLLAAVILVTDSSEQKTVHKQVVSLGTGTKCIGRSTMSLKGDILNDSHAEVIARRGCVRYLTEQLFRAVSGQSSDVFCPGSEEGKWAVKPGVSFLFFTSQTPCGDASIFPMTGSQAQPCEPVKLIQSKEPERRGQKRHAESDLKESDRHSSRQKSGHTDEREAMTENKESNPSNAVLHCDPEEEKDLHRTGAKCVPSGPADPLQPGLLYHSIGALRLKPGRGDRTLSLSCSDKLARWGVLGFQGALLSHYLQEPLYFRAVVVGKCPYSHEAMQRALNTRCSDVRGLPPVFSKRDLEILQSGLEFPHNHTHTEAKHKHTLGRISPCGAAISWCAVSQQPLDVTANGYKQGVTKKALGTSQARSLISKVELFHSFLKLVAATEDSRLPESLCGKDLKTYWDYKQAAEPYQQAWTQLRLQAFPLWPRGPRELLLFS is encoded by the exons ATGTGGAGTCCTGATGAAATAGCCGGCTTGTGTTATAATCACTTCAAAAAACTGCCTAAACGAGGAAAGCCAGAGGCGGGCAGAGAGTGGACTCTACTGGCCGCTGTGATCCTAGTGACTGACAGTTCAGAGCAGAAGACAG TTCACAAGCAGGTCGTGTCTTTGGGAACCGGCACCAAATGCATCGGCCGATCTACCATGAGTCTCAAGG GCGATATTCTGAACGACAGTCATGCTGAGGTGATTGCTCGGAGGGGATGTGTCAG GTATCTGACGGAGCAGCTGTTCAGAGCCGTAAGTGGCCAGAGCTCGGATGTTTTCTGCCCTGGATCTGAAGAGGGCAAATGGGCTGTTAAACCGGgagtttctttccttttcttcacCAGTCAAACACCTT GTGGCGATGCCTCCATATTTCCTATGACTGGAAGTCAAGCGCAGCCCTGTGAGCCCGTAAAATTAATCCAGAGCAAAGAGCCAGAGAGACGAGGCCAGAAACGACACGCCGAGAGTGACCTGAAAGAGAGCGACAGACATTCATCCCGCCAAAAATCGGGGCATACTGATGAGCGTGAAGCCATGAcggaaaacaaagaaagtaaTCCATCAAATGCGGTATTGCACTGCGAcccagaagaagagaaagactTGCACCGCACGGGGGCAAAGTGTGTCCCCTCCGGCCCGGCCGACCCGCTGCAGCCCGGGTTACTCTATCACAGCATCGGGGCGCTGCGGCTGAAGCCAGGCCGTGGCGATCGAACACTTTCTCTTTCCTGCAGTGATAAACTGGCCCGATGGGGTGTTCTGGGCTTCCAGGGTGCCCTGCTGTCTCATTACCTACAGGAGCCACTCTACTTCAGAGCTGTGGTTGTTGGAAAGTGTCCTTACAGTCATGAGGCAATGCAGAGAGCCCTGAACACACG ATGCTCTGATGTGAGGGGTTTGCCGCCAGTTTTCTCCAAACGTGATCTAGAGATTCTGCAATCCGGTCTGGAGTTTCCTCACAACCACACTCACACCGAGGccaagcacaaacacacactaggCAGAATATCTCCCTGTGGGGCAG cTATCAGCTGGTGCGCCGTATCCCAGCAGCCTCTAGATGTCACTGCGAATGGTTACAAACAGGGAGTGACTAAAAAAGCTCTGGGGACATCACAAGCAAG GTCATTAATTAGTAAAGTGGAGCTCTTTCATTCGTTTCTGAAATTGGTGGCAGCAACCGAAGACTCTCGGCTTCCAGAGTCCCTCTG